The Negativicutes bacterium genome includes a window with the following:
- a CDS encoding Fe-S-containing hydro-lyase translates to MSEKIRITTPLTEEQSRKLKAGDSVLITGTIISARDAAHKTMTEALARGEKLPVDWQNQIVYYLGPTPAKPGNPIGSAGPTTAGRMDAYTPTMLAQGIKAMIGKGSRSKEVVEAMKKHGVTYLAAVGGAAALISKSIKKYEVLAYPELGPEAVAALEVVDFPAIVVIDSEGNNYYEEGQKPYRKL, encoded by the coding sequence ATGAGTGAAAAAATACGCATTACTACTCCACTAACTGAAGAGCAATCTCGTAAGTTAAAAGCGGGTGATAGTGTTCTTATTACTGGTACTATTATTAGTGCTCGTGATGCTGCCCACAAAACTATGACTGAAGCGTTGGCTCGTGGTGAAAAATTACCAGTAGACTGGCAAAATCAGATCGTTTATTATTTAGGGCCAACTCCGGCTAAGCCTGGTAACCCTATTGGTTCAGCAGGTCCAACAACAGCTGGTCGTATGGATGCTTATACTCCAACGATGCTGGCACAAGGTATTAAAGCGATGATTGGTAAAGGTTCACGTAGCAAAGAAGTTGTTGAAGCGATGAAAAAACATGGCGTAACTTACCTTGCTGCTGTTGGCGGTGCTGCTGCTTTAATTTCCAAAAGTATTAAGAAATATGAAGTATTAGCGTATCCGGAACTCGGACCTGAGGCAGTTGCAGCTCTTGAAGTTGTTGATTTCCCTGCAATAGTTGTTATTGATAGTGAAGGCAATAATTACTATGAAGAAGGTCAAAAACCTTATCGTAAACTATAA
- a CDS encoding succinate dehydrogenase — protein sequence MNNTDFYIRRFHSLLGIVPIGFFLIEHVFSISTVLGGPGVFDSTVAKLAAIPHEILLFMEIFFIAIPLLLHGIYGVYIALQAKNNPTNYGYARNWQFYLQRMTAWYTFFYLIWHVGYLRVMMKGSGVAINYALMNSYLSNPIVFVLYAIGLVAAIYHFTNGLFTFTITWGIAKGPRIQSFVNKCALGLCALMSIVGLVALTRFIA from the coding sequence ATGAATAATACTGATTTTTACATTAGACGATTTCATTCATTATTAGGGATTGTACCGATTGGTTTCTTCCTAATTGAACACGTTTTCTCAATTTCTACAGTGCTAGGTGGACCAGGCGTGTTTGATAGTACTGTTGCTAAATTAGCAGCAATTCCACACGAAATATTATTATTTATGGAAATTTTCTTTATTGCTATTCCACTGTTACTACATGGTATTTATGGAGTTTATATTGCATTACAAGCTAAAAATAATCCAACTAATTATGGTTATGCTCGTAACTGGCAATTCTATTTACAAAGAATGACTGCATGGTACACTTTCTTCTATTTAATTTGGCACGTTGGTTATTTACGTGTAATGATGAAAGGTTCCGGCGTAGCAATTAATTATGCACTTATGAATAGTTATTTAAGCAATCCAATCGTATTTGTTCTTTATGCAATCGGGTTGGTTGCAGCAATTTATCATTTTACAAATGGCTTATTTACTTTTACTATTACTTGGGGTATTGCAAAAGGCCCTCGTATTCAATCATTCGTTAACAAATGTGCATTAGGTTTATGTGCACTAATGTCAATCGTTGGTTTAGTTGCATTAACTCGCTTTATAGCATAA